The nucleotide window CATCTTCGCGACCTCCGACTCGGGCACGTCCTCGCTGGAACTCTCCGCAGCCGCCCAGGCGGGCCTCCCCGACGCCGATCCGCCCGGCACCAAGAACTTTGGCCTGGTAGGAATGACCGCCGACATCGTGGCCCCCGCGGCCCCGGTCGTGAACCCCAATCCCGGCAGCGGCGCCATGCGGAGCTGGGGAATGGTGACGATGGACGGCGTGCCGCCGGCGCCGACCCAGAGCGAAACTCCGGCTTCCGGGGTCATGCGCAGCTGGGGAATGGTGGCGCTCGGTAGCGACACCAAGCCCGCTCCGCGGGTCGAAGAGCCGACGCCCACCGTGTTCCGCAGCTGGGGCATGGTCGGCATGAAGGACGACACGCCGGCCGTCGTGACGCCTCCCAGGCCTCCGGCGCCGCAGCCGCCCGCCCCGGAACCCCCGGCGCCCAAGCCGCCGGCGCCGCAACCGCCGGCTCCCCAGCCACCGACCAACCAGCCGCCGGCCCCGCAGCCGCCGGCGGGCCCGCCATCCCTGTCCACGCCGCCGCTCACGAAGCCCGGCGAAGCGTTGACGAAAGACCAGAAGGCCCGCCTCATCGCTCAGATCAAGGCCGTCGCGGGCGACGACGTGGACAAGCTCATCGACAAGCTGGACGCGCAGGGAAAGCTGGATATCAAGGCGGCGACTGGACGGACGGTGCTCGAAGCGCTGGCCGACATCTCGAAGATCCGCCTCAACGACACGTCCGTCTCGCTGGGTTACTCCCCGAAATCGGTCCTCGAGCAGACGGTGCGGGACATCGCGGATCCCCTGTCGATCAAGCAGGAAGGCGAGAACGACTGCGTCTGGACCAACCTGCGGATGGCGATGTCCAAGGATCAGCCGGGCGACTACGCCGAACTGGCGCTTGCTCTCTACCGGGACTCCGAGGCCGCCTTGCCCGGCGGCGGCGTGGTGAAGCTCGAAGACGCGCTCAAGCCGTTCGACCTCGGCGGGAGCGTCGGCAAGGTCTGGTACCAGGACGGCGAACTCTGGCTGCAGTACAAGGGCTTCCCGGCCATGTCGGCCGAGAAGTTCGTCGGCGAGTTCCTCAACAACCGCGAATGGATCGACCGGATGCTGGAGAAGAATTCGGTCTTCAACAACCCGTTCGTCCGCTCGCTGATCGACGAAGTGCGCAACAAGTGGAACGAGGGCAAGCGCCAGGAAGTGCTGGAGATGATCGCGCCCTTCGTGCAGATGTACATCTCCATGAAGCCGGACGATCCCAGGCTCAGCGGGCTCAAGTACGCCGTCGAGAATTTCCGCTCGCTTTTCCAGCCGGCGACCCAGGCCGGCGAGGCCGTGCCCAAGGGCCTGCCCATGGGCCGCGTCGACGAGTTCTACCCCGGCCTCAAGGGTTACTACATCGACGACAACGTCCTGGATTACGTCGAACAGGCCGCATCGCGCGGCGCGCAGGTGCCGATGGTCTTCACCACCGATGACGGCACGGGCTTGCACATGGCGACGGTCATGGGCAGTTTCGTCAACGGCGACATCATCGTATACGACCCGGTCAACGGCGCGCGCACCATGCCCAGGGATGTCCTGCGGCAACGGGCGGCCGGGGCATTCCTGCCACCCGCCCTCGGCGTCGGCCTCTCCGAGATTCCCGACTCCGACACGCGGCCGGTGGGCGGCGGCCGGTTCTCCTGGGGCGGCGGCCGCGGCTGATTCGGCAATTCCGGGTGGGTCTGTCGCGGGCTGAGCCCGGGGTTCCGTCCCGCTGAGCTATCATTGGGGCGCGAATGGACACCCGTAAACCAGTCACCGTGCCCGCATTGCGCCGCATGAAAGCGGAGCGGCGGCCGATCGTGGCCGTCACGGCCTACGATTACGCTTCCGCGGTCGCGGTGGATCAGGCCGGGGTGGACCTCATCCTGGTGGGCGACAGCCTCGGGACGGTCATCCTGGGCCATCGCGACACGCTCGCCGTGACCCTCGACGAGATGCTCCACCACACGCGAGCCGTGACGCGCGGCGCCCGCCACGCCCTGGTCGTGGGCGACATGCCCTTCATGAGCTATCCCGATCCGGCCGAGGCGGTGCGCAGCGGCGGGCGCTTCTTCAAGGAGACCGGCGTTGCGGCCGTCAAGCTCGAGGGCGGCGGACCTGTGCAGGTCGCGTGCGTCAAGGCCCTCGTGGAGCAGGGGATGCCCGTCGTGGCGCACCTGGGGTTCACGCCCCAGCGCATCCACGAATTCGGCGGCTACCGCGTCCAGGGCCGCACCGACGAAGCGGCCGACCGGATGGTGCACGAAGCCGGCTTGCTCGAGGAGGCCGGGGCGGCGGCACTGGTTCTCGAACTCGTGCCGCCGGCGCTCGCGCAGCGCATCACCGCCGACCTGGGCATTCCCACCATCGGCATCGGCGCCGGTCCGCATTGCGACGGGCAAATCCAGGTGTTTCACGACCTGGTCGGCCTCTTCACCGACCACGTGCCCAAACATGCGGCGCGCTACGCGTCGCTGCACGCCGAGATCAAGCTGGCCGTGGAACGCTATGGCGCCGATGTACGGGCAGGTACCTTTGACACCGCCAGTTCGCCAGCCTAGGATCCGAAGGGAAAGTGGAAGGTTTTCCGACGGGAAAGGTCTGTAGGTCGCCGACTTGACGCTGGTAAAGGAACCGGTCCGCATCTCGCCGCTCGCCGCGGCCCGCGAGCAACTCGCCAAGTGCGCGGACATCCTCGGAATCGACGCCGGATTGCGCGAGCGCCTCGCCTATCCCGATCGCGTCATCCAGACCCACAGCCCGGTGCGGATGGACGATGGCCGAATCAGGATGTTCCCGGGCTACCGCGTCCAGCACAACAACGCCCTGGGGCCTTACAAGGGCGGCCTCCGCTTCCATCCGCAGGTCGATCTCGACGAGGTCACCGCCCTGGCGATGCTCATGACCTGGAAGTGCGCCCTGGTGGGCCTGCCGTTCGGCGGCGCCAAGGGCGGCATCACGGTCGATCCCCGCAAGCTGTCGCTGCGCGAGCTGGAGAGCCTCACGCGGCGCTTCACCTCGGACATGGTCACGGTCTTCGACCCCAAGAAGGACATCCCGGCGCCCGACATGCAGACGGGTCCGCGTGAAATGGCGTGGATCATGGACACCTGGAGCGTCAACATGGGCTATGCGGCGCCCGGTGTCGTGACCGGCAAGCCCATCGCCATCGGCGGTTCTCTCGGCCGCGTCGAGGCGACCGGCCGCGGCGTCGTGATCGTCCTGCTGGAATTGCTGCGCTTCAAGGGGGTGCCTCACAAGGGCGCCAGGATGGCCGTCCAGGGGTTCGGCAACGTGGGGTCCACCGCGGCCCTGCTCGCGCACCAGTCCGGCTTCAAGGTCGTGGCCGCGAGCGACCAGTACGGCGGCTTCTACAATCCGGACGGCCTGGACATCCCGGGCATGGTCAAGTTCACCCAGGCGCACGGCTCGCTCCAGGGCTATGACGGCGATGCCGACCCGATGGACAACGAGGCCCTGCTGGTCTGCGATTGCGATATCCTCATCCCGGCGGCCCTGGAAAACCAGATCACCCAGGAAAACGCCGAGCGCATCAAGGCGGCCTACATCGTCGAGGCGGCCAACGCGCCCACCACGCCGGCCGGCGAGGCGATCCTCGAGCGCAAGGACGTGATCATCGTGCCCGACATCCTGGCCAACGCGGGCGGCGTGGTCGTGAGCTACTTCGAGTGGGTGCAGGGCCTGTCCGAGCTCTTCTGGACCGAGGACGAAGTCAATCAGCGCCTGCGGGAAATCCTGGAGCGCGCCTTCGACAGCGTCGCCAACCTGGTGACCACTCGGGACCTTTCATTCCGGATGGGCGCCTATAGCCTCGGCGTCGGTCGCGTGACCGAAGCCCTGCGCCTCCGCGGCCTGTATCCCTGACGTGAAGACCGTCGCCTGGGCCGAAGGGGCGGTCGAACTCATCGACCAGACCCGGTTGCCCCACGAACTCGTCGTGCTGCAGCTTCGGCAGTCGGACCAGGTCGCGCGCGCCATCGCCACGATGCAGGTGCGTGGCGCACCGGCCATCGGCGTCGCGGCCGCGATGGGCCTCGCGCTGGCGGCCGGCGAGATCGCGGCCGCCGACGGCGCCGAACTGGTGGACAGGCTGGAAGAGCGGGCCCGGGAGTTCAAGGCCCTGCGGCCTACCGCGGTCAACCTGGCCTGGGCCCTGGATCGCATCCTGGCGGCGGCCCGGGATCGCAAGCACCTCGCGCCGGCCGATCTCGCGCGCTACCTGCAACTCGAGGCGCAGGTGATGGCCACCGAGGACGTGGAGATCAACCGCGCCATGGGGCGAAACGCCGTCTCGCTCTTTCCGGACGCCGGAGACGTCCTGACCATCTGCAACACCGGCTCGCTCGCGACGGTCGAGTACGGCACCGCCCTGGGCTGCATCCGGGCGGCCGTCGAAGCCGGCAAGCGGCTGCACGTGTGGGTCTGCGAAACCAGGCCCCGGCTCCAGGGAGCCCGCCTCAACGCCTGGGAACTCCTGCGCGACGAGATCCCGTTCACCGTCATCACCGACGGCATGGCGGCGCACATGATGGCGCGGGGCCGCGTGGACATGGTCGTCGCCGGCGCGGATCGCATCGCGGCCAACGGCGATACCGCCAACAAGATCGGCACCTATTCGCTGGCCGTCCTGGCGCACTTCCACAAGATCCCGTTCTACATCGCGGCGCCGGTCTCCACGTTCGATCCGCACCTGCCGACCGGGGCCGCCATCCCCATCGAGGAACGCGATATCGAGGAAGTCACGCACATCGGCGGACAGCGCGTGATGCCGGAGGGTGTGGTGGTGGCCAATCCCTCGTTCGACGTGACGCCCGCCCAGTTGATCCGGCGCATCGTCTGCGAACGCGCCGTCCTGCAGGCGCCGTACGACAAGGCCATCGCGGGCCTGTTCGCCCAGGCGCAAGCTCGCTAGATCCTCGACCCAGCGAGACCGGATTCCGTGATCGTCTCTCGCAAGTTCGCCGTTCCTGGTCTGCCGAGGCCCCATCTGCCTCGCGAGCGCCTCCTGGAGAAGCTCGCTGGCGGGCGCGGACTGGGTTGCCGGGCCACGTTGCTGCTCGGCGGCCCCGGCACGGGCAAGACGACGCTCCTGAGCCACTACGCCAACCGGATGTCCGGAAAATTGCCCGTGGCCTGGTTCAACCTCGGGCCCGCGGAGAGCGATCCGGTCGTCCTGTTTCAAAACCTCTTCGCCTGCTTGCAGCTAGCAGCCCCAGACCTGGCCGAACGGCCCCTGGAAATAGTGGCCGGGCTTGGCGAAGCCGGTGCTGGCAAAGCGGTCGCCTTGCTTTGCGACCTTCTGTCCCAGTTCATCGGCGAGGCGGGAGCACTCGTCATTCTCGACGGTACCCACAATCTCGCGACATGCGAGGCCACGCTCGAAATGCTGGACGCCCTGATCCACTACTTGCCCGATGGTGCCCAGCTGGTCCTCTCGGGGCGCAGCCTGCCGCCCTTGAAGCTGGCCAGGCTCGACCTCCTCGGAGGCATCACCCGGATCGACGGCGCGGAGCTCGGTTTCACCGGCGAGGAGACCTACTCCCTGCTCCGCCTCGCGGCGCCCGACTCTGGCGAAGCCGAAGCTCGCGCCACTGCCGATCGTATCGCGTCGCGTACCGGAGGCTGGGCCTCCGGCGTGGGCTACGCCGTGCCAACCGGGGCGGGGGCGGCAGCCCTCGATGCACCGGGGCCCGTCTACGACTTCATCGACGAGGAGATCCTTTCCGGGCTGGACGCGCCTGTCCTCGAAAAGTTGCTCGCGGCGTCCTTTCTCGAGTCGCTCGACGAGCGGGCCATCGTCCGGCTGTTCGGCTCCGGCAGCGCGGAGTTCTTCGAAGCGCTCGCAAAGGGCAAGGGTCTCGGTTCGGGGAGCGAAGGCAATTTTTCGCTCCAACCTCTTGTTCGCGAGGCCCTGCAGCGACACGCCCTGACGCGGCTGGCGCGGGAGAGCCGGGTCGCCATGTTTCGGCGACTGGCGGAGACCGCGGGTGATGTGGCGGATGGGATCGCCTTCTACCTCCATGCGGACGAGTGGGCGCGGGCGGAAGCGCATCTGCTCGGTGCCCTGCCCGCCATGCTCGAGACGGGCCGGAAGGCCACGGTGCGCACATGGATCGATCGGTTCCCCCGGCCCTGGCTGGAGCGCTCCGCGCGACTGCTGTACGTCCTGGGCGAACTGACGCGCATGGAGGCAGATCTGGTGTCCAGCCTCCGCCACCTGACCGAGGCCGAGCGCCTGTCCAATGAGGTAGGCCCGGCGGCACTTCTTGGTGTCGTCTTCGCGAGTCGGGCGGTGGTGCACGGGACGCGCGGCGAGGTCGACCTCCTGCATGAGTTCGCCTTGCGCGCGCTTGCGGAGCTGCCGGTCGACGCGGCCGGGCCGATCGCATCGTGCCAGAATGTCCTGGCCTCGTATCATCTCTCGCGCCAGGAGATCGCTCGCGCGGAAGCGGCCTTCCATGCCGCGATGAGGCAGTATCTGGCTCTCGGCGATGTTCGAGGGCAATCCCGCGTCCAGCACAATCTGGGTCTTGCGCGGGCGCGGAGCGGGGACTTCCGCGGCGCGGCCGCGCACTACCTCGAAGCCTTGCGCCTGGCCGATGCCGGGAGAGTCGCGGCCTATCCCCTCACGTTCAACAACCTGGCGCTCTGCCGCGTTTACCTGGGAGATCCGGAAGCGGCCTGGCAGGCGGTCGAGCAGGGGGTTGCCCTGGCTCAGCGGCTTGAAGCCACCCGCGACCAGGGAGTCCTGCTGCGCACGGTGGCGAGGCTCCACATGGACGGGGGGAAGTTGGGGCAAGCCCGAGAGGCGCTCGACGGTGCCCTGGGCCTGGCCGTCCGGACCGGGGACCGCGCGAGCCAGCGGCAGGCCTACCTCGTGCAGGCCGAGGTCGCCATCGCCGAAGGCTTGCCGGCGGCCGCATCGCTTGCCATCCAGTGCGCCCTGGCGGACTCCGGGACCGGTTCGGGCCACCAGATCTCCGAGGAGGTGGCGCTCTTGCAGACCGAGGTCGCGCTCGCGGAGGGAAGGCTGGAAGCGGCCGCCGAGTGGCTTTCAGGGCTCGATCAGAGTAGAACCGATGACCGCAGCGCGTTCCTGGAGTCTCAGGTCGCACGCCTCCGGCATGCGGCGGCCCTTTGCCGCGGCGACGAGGCAGAAGCGAAGCGGTACCGGGAGGAAATGAACCGCGCGGCGCGGGAGCGCGGCTACAAGCTTCCCGCGGCAGTCGTCGCGGCGCCAGAAGATTCCGGCGACATCGAACGAGGCACCGGCCCGGAAGCCGCCAAGATGGGTGCCGCCCCGCCGACCGGGATTCGCGGGCCGGCGAGTGGCGCGCCCATCAAGCTGGCAGTGCGCTTGCTGGGCGGATTCGAGGTCAAGGTGGACGGCCGACGGGTACCTGCCAGGGATTGGAGGAGCAGCAAGGCGCGCCTGGCATTCGCCTACCTGGTACTGCGTCCCGACGGCGTTTCGCGCGAGCAGCTGATCGAGCTTCTTTATCCGCGGGACGACCCCGCCCGGTCGGCGGTCAACGTCACGATCACTCGTATCCGGTACGCGCTCGACCCCGACGCGCCGCGGGGAGCGCCGTCCCGGTTCGTGCTGTTTCATAGCGGCGCTCAAATGACCTGGCGCCTATCGGACGCAGGCACGGAGGCCTGCGCCACCGATGCAACGGGTGGGGCCGGCCTCCGTGCCGGCCGCGATGCCGGAGCGAAGTCATCAGAGCCGCGCTATCAGGGCGGGGGGACCTATGCCCTGAATCGCGGAATCCAGCTCGATTGCGACGTCATCGCCTTCAGGGAGGCCCTCGCCGCCGCGGAGCGCGAGGAAAACCCGGCGAAACGACGCGCGAGGCTCGAGGAGGCCGTCGGGCTCTATGGTGGGCACTTTCTGCCGGACTTTTCCCTGCCCCTCTGGTGCGAGATCGAGCGAGAGCGATTGCGGCGCGAGGCGGGGGAGGCCTACGAGGCCATCTTCGGGCTGCTGGCCGCTGCCGACGACTGGCGAACGCTCGAGACGCAGGCGGGCGAATGGCTGGCGCACGATCCGGTGGCCGAGTACGCACACCGCGCGAGGATCGTGGCACTGGCGATGCAAGAGCACACGGATGAGGCCCTTCGCGCCGGTCAGCTTGCGCGGAAAGCCATGGCGGCGTCCGGTCTCGGCGGGATTTCGGACGACCTGGAGGTGCTGCTGAGCGCGATCGGCGACGGAAGCCTTACGTTGCGGCAGGTGACGAATAGCTTTTCGTAAGCGCGCGGAAGGATATCACCTATGTGCCGGACGGCACGGCGCAAGCCGGACACCGTGCCAGCAAGAAGTCTACTGCCCAGACCCCCAGCTCCACATTCCTCGAGCAGCAGCGGCCCGGCGGTCTCTTCCGGAAACGGCGGAGGCCGCCGACTCCCCTTTTGGCGGCGCTCCGGATCAGAGACCCGCCGGGTTGACGATCGCCCCGCTTCCGTTGAGGCGAGCGACACCGTCTCCCACCGTCGCAGGCGGCGTGAGGGGATCGTCCAGGACGACGTCGCGGAGGCCGAATGACAGGGTCTTTCCGGTAACGCCGATCGTCACCGTGCCGGAAAGCGCGGCCGAGACGGTGGATGTCTGGCTTGCCCCGCTGCACTCCGTCTGGATCAAGAACGCCGTGGCCGCGGCATCGACCTGGGAGCGAGGATAATTGGGATACAGGTACATCACATGGGTGAATCCGTTTCCGTAGCGCATCTCGGCCGCAATCGGGTAATCCCCGGCCACCCCGGCCGTGTTGTAGCCGTTGAGCGACAGGATCCGGTAGCGCCGGGCCGAGCCGGACAGGGTGCCGACCTCGATGGCCCGGGCCTCGAACCCGGGCGGTGAGGACGCTACTCGCCCCTTGAAGCCGCTACCTCCGAGCGCCGAAGAGTCGATCCCCGAGGCGGACAGCGGAGCGATGGTGACGCTCAGCGTGCTGCCCGACGTGTCGGGCGACGCGGCGATTCCCGAGAGGTAGATGCAGTCCGGCACGAGGTTCGACAGCAGATAGGCTATGGGCGGCGCGGTCGGCGAAGGAGCGGCCGTCGGAGACGGGGTGACCTGCGGAGTGGGGCTGGCCGCGGGTGCCGGACTCGTGCTCTGCTGAGTGGAAGGCGCGGGGGAGGGCGTAAGGCTCGGATCGGTCGACGGCGGGGATGTGGGTCTCGGAAAAGCGCCGGTCGCCGCTTCCAGCCGAACGGGGCTCGAAGCGGTCACCTTGCCAGGCAGGACTTCCACCGGCGCAGCGAGGGCTCCGACGCCCAGGTCCGGCCGGTACGCACCGATCCGGAAGGAGCCGCGCGGCAAGCCCAGGAGCGAGAATTTGCCGTCGGCCGCCGTCTTGGTCGCGTAACCGGAACCGGGGATGAACACGTGGATGCCCGAGAGATCCGCTGGCCCGGACGACGCGGTGATGCTGCCCGAGAGGGCGCCAAGCTGCCCGAGCGCCATCGCCCCCGCGTCGCCGGTGGCGTCGGCGGACGGTACAGCCACCTCGGAGCGCCAGGCCTTGAGGTCGGCGCCGAGAGCCGCCTCCAGGTTGAAACTCCCGGTGGCCTGCACGCCAAGCAGGAAGTGGCCGCTCGCGTCCGATACCGCCCGGGCCGGCGCCACGGCCACCGCGGTGGCGCGGTAGAAGAGCGGCGTGCCAAGGTCGGTGAAGTGCAGCGGAGTTCCGGCGTCGGTATAGAACAGCGGCGTTCCCACGTCCACGAAGCCCGCCGAGTTGTTTCCCACGATCGCGGGCCCGCGAGCGACGTAGGCGGTGACGGTCGCTCCCGCGATGCCTCGCCCCCCCTCGTCGCGCACCTGGCCTCGAATGAAGGCAACCGCGGCCGGATTCGCCGGCGTAGCTGCGCCGCTTTCCGCGGGCGCGAGATAGGCGGCGGGAGAATGCACGTCGCCACCGGTGCCGGGAGTCCCACCTAGCAGTATCTTCGCGTCGAAAGGCAGGAGGCAGCCCGTCAGGAGCACTCCGCAGAGGCTCCAGAGAAGGCGCGCGCGCTTGCGTTTCATCTAACCTGCTGATCTCGAGATCTCATACCATCCCCTGCGCGTTAATCCCCGTTATTTGTCTGTTAAGCGGCGCACGTAGGGGTCTGCACGCGGCGATAACTCCGTAGCTGGTAAATTCCCCGCCACCCCTGAATCTCGAGGAGGATCGCCTTCATGCAGAAGACTGCTTCCGCGCGCCTTGGCGCCTACGCCGCTTCGGGCACCGCGGCCCTGGCCAAGCCCGTCGTGCAACTCGACGTGAAGCCCGCGAAGGCGGCCTCCGCAGCCCTGGCGGCGACGGCGGTCGCGGCTGACAAGCCGACGCAGTCCCTGGCCAAGGCCGGGCAACTCTTCAAGAGCGGAGCGGTCTTCAAGCTCTTCGGCGCCGAAAAGAGCAGCGCCCCGGCTTCGACCTCCAAGGTCCATACCCTCAACGTCAAGCCGCAGGACCAGTTCGCCAACACGACCGACCGCAACGCCTGCGGCACGACGTCCCTGGCGATGATCATGGACTACTGGTACCCGGGCCGTAAGGGCAACGACCACTTCACGATCGACAAGGAGATCCGCCGGGCCGACCTCTTCTCGACCCCCGACAACCTCGCCCGGTACGCCGAGAGCCACGGCCTGCGCGCCAGCGTGAAGACCGAGGCCTCCCTGTCGGACATCAAGTACGCCCTGGATCGGGGCCTGCCGGTGCAGGTCGTCATCGATCCCGACGGGGACAAGAGCGACTTCGTCACGCACTTCGTGGTCGTCGAGGGCTACGAGACCGACGCGTCGGGCAAAATCACCCGGTTGCGGATCTCCGATCCGGCCGGCGGCGACAAGTACACCCTGGACGCCGACACGTTCATGAAGCGCTGGACCGACCTGCACTACAGCGGGGTGCCGTCCGGCATGAGCCGCATGATGATCACTTACGCCCCCAAGGACAACCGGCCCATCACCGGCCTGGATGGCGTCACCCGCCGGGCCAACGACATCAAGCTTCCGGGCAATAGCCTCTTCCACGACATCTTCTCCAACTCGACGCCGGCCCGCACGCTGGGCAACGGCATCTCGGACGTCGTGTCGGGCGCCGCCAACCTGGATCTGGGCACCTTCGCGGGCGGCCTGGTCAAGACGGTCGGCGGAGCGGTCGGCACCGCCCTCAGCATCGGCGGCGGCTACGCCCAGAAGGGCGGCGACGCGGCCATCAATTGGGCCAACAAGCAGTGGAAGTCCGGCGGCGTGCTCGGCAAGATCGGCGCCGTGTTCGGCTGGGCCGGCGGCGGCATCGCCAAGGGCGTGGGCTTCGCGGTCCAGAAGGTCGGCAACGCCATCGGCTGGGTGGCCGGCAAGGTCGGCGACGGCGTCCGCAAGGTCGGCAACGCCATCAGCGACGGCGCCAAGGCGGTCGGCAACGCCATCGCGGACGGTGCGAAGGCCGTCGGCAACGCGGTCGGCAGCGCGGCCAAGGCCGTCGGCAAGGGCATCAAGAAGATCTTCTCCGGCTGGTAATGCGAAGCGCGGGCCGCCTTATAATGGCCTGCATGAAAGGAACCATTTTCATGCAGGCCACTCAGTCAGGAGAAGCATCGGGGCGCCTCGGGGGCGCCTTGGCGGCGGCCGCTAGCCGCTTCGCACCGAGAATGCTGTAGGCCGCCGCCGTGTCGATTCACCAGACCTTCGAGAAGCTCGTCGCACGGTACCGGAGCGGCGCCTGGAAAGCCCAGGACAACATCCTCACCGCCGAGGTCACGGCGCCGCTGCCGGGCGACATCGCCACGCTCCCGCCGGACGATACGTCCGACCGGCGGGAGCTCGAGCGTCTGGGCCAGGAGGCCCTGCGCCGGGGCGAACTGGGGCTGGTGATCCTCGCGGGCGGCATGGCCACGCGCTTCGCCTGGGACAAGCCGAAGGGGCTGTTTCCGATCTACCAGGCGACGAGCTTCCTGGGCTGGAAGATCACCTGGGCGCGGGAAATCTGCGGCGAGCGCCTGCCGATCCACATCATGACCAGCTTTCACACCCACGAGGCCATCCGGGAGCACCTGGAGGAGCACGACTTCTTCGGACACGACCCGGCCAGCGTGCACCTGTTCCAGCAGTACCGGTTCCGGCGCCTCACCCCGGACGGCACGTTCTTCGACAGCCCGGGCGGCCAGGAAAACGACGCGGCGCCTGGCCACGGCGATTTCGCCGACGCCTTGCGGACTTCGGGCCTGCTCGGGCGCTTCCTCTCCGGCGGCGGCCGGGTAATCCTGTTTTCGAACGTGGACAACCTGGGGGCGACGCCCGATCTGGCCATCGTGGGCTACCACCTGCAGACCGGGGCCGAGATGACCGCGGAGGTCGCGGCCAAGGCCAAGGGCGACAAAGGCGGCGCCCCGGCGCGGGTCGGCGGGCGCCTGCAACTGGTGGAAGGCTTCGCGTTTCCCCCCGGGTTCGACCAGGACTCGGTGCCGGTCTTCAACACGGCGACCTACTGCTTCGACGCCCGCGCACTGGATCGGGAGTTCGATCTGCCGTGGTACGTCGTCGAGAAGAGCGTGGAAGGGCAGAGCGTCATCCAGTTCGAGCACCTCGCGGGCGACCTTTCTTGCACGCTCGCCACGCGCTTCCTGGCCGTGGACCGCGACGACCGCTTCATCCCGGTGAAGAGCCAGGCCGACGTCCCGGAGGCCCAGGCGCGCATCGCCCGCAAGGCCGAACGCCTGAGCAGCGTCCTGAGCTTCTGATCCGGGCATAACTCCTGGTAGGACGGAACCCCGGGCCTGGCCCGGGAGTGACCAACCCATGATGAAGGGCCTGGCTTGCAGCACCGCTTCCACCTCAACCTGACGGGGGTGTGCAACCTCGCGTGCACGCACTGCTACCAGGACGATCACACCGGCAAGCCCATCCCGTTGCCGCAGGTCGAGGAGATCCTCCGGAAGTTCCAGGCGTTCCGGCAGTATCACGGCGAAAAGGGCCGGGGCAACCTCACGATCGCCGGCGGCGAGCCGACCAGCCGGCGCGATCTCGAGGACGTCATCCGCCTGACCCGGCGGTACGGCTTCACGCTCCGGATGGTCACGAACGCCACGATGATCGACCTGTCCCGCGCCAAGGCCCTGCGGCGGGCCGGGCTCAAGATGGTCCAGGTCAGCCTGGACGGAGCGACGCCCGAGACGCACGAGGCCGTCAGGGGC belongs to Candidatus Tanganyikabacteria bacterium and includes:
- the panB gene encoding 3-methyl-2-oxobutanoate hydroxymethyltransferase, producing MDTRKPVTVPALRRMKAERRPIVAVTAYDYASAVAVDQAGVDLILVGDSLGTVILGHRDTLAVTLDEMLHHTRAVTRGARHALVVGDMPFMSYPDPAEAVRSGGRFFKETGVAAVKLEGGGPVQVACVKALVEQGMPVVAHLGFTPQRIHEFGGYRVQGRTDEAADRMVHEAGLLEEAGAAALVLELVPPALAQRITADLGIPTIGIGAGPHCDGQIQVFHDLVGLFTDHVPKHAARYASLHAEIKLAVERYGADVRAGTFDTASSPA
- a CDS encoding Glu/Leu/Phe/Val dehydrogenase; this encodes MVKEPVRISPLAAAREQLAKCADILGIDAGLRERLAYPDRVIQTHSPVRMDDGRIRMFPGYRVQHNNALGPYKGGLRFHPQVDLDEVTALAMLMTWKCALVGLPFGGAKGGITVDPRKLSLRELESLTRRFTSDMVTVFDPKKDIPAPDMQTGPREMAWIMDTWSVNMGYAAPGVVTGKPIAIGGSLGRVEATGRGVVIVLLELLRFKGVPHKGARMAVQGFGNVGSTAALLAHQSGFKVVAASDQYGGFYNPDGLDIPGMVKFTQAHGSLQGYDGDADPMDNEALLVCDCDILIPAALENQITQENAERIKAAYIVEAANAPTTPAGEAILERKDVIIVPDILANAGGVVVSYFEWVQGLSELFWTEDEVNQRLREILERAFDSVANLVTTRDLSFRMGAYSLGVGRVTEALRLRGLYP
- the mtnA gene encoding S-methyl-5-thioribose-1-phosphate isomerase — translated: MKTVAWAEGAVELIDQTRLPHELVVLQLRQSDQVARAIATMQVRGAPAIGVAAAMGLALAAGEIAAADGAELVDRLEERAREFKALRPTAVNLAWALDRILAAARDRKHLAPADLARYLQLEAQVMATEDVEINRAMGRNAVSLFPDAGDVLTICNTGSLATVEYGTALGCIRAAVEAGKRLHVWVCETRPRLQGARLNAWELLRDEIPFTVITDGMAAHMMARGRVDMVVAGADRIAANGDTANKIGTYSLAVLAHFHKIPFYIAAPVSTFDPHLPTGAAIPIEERDIEEVTHIGGQRVMPEGVVVANPSFDVTPAQLIRRIVCERAVLQAPYDKAIAGLFAQAQAR
- a CDS encoding C39 family peptidase, whose protein sequence is MQKTASARLGAYAASGTAALAKPVVQLDVKPAKAASAALAATAVAADKPTQSLAKAGQLFKSGAVFKLFGAEKSSAPASTSKVHTLNVKPQDQFANTTDRNACGTTSLAMIMDYWYPGRKGNDHFTIDKEIRRADLFSTPDNLARYAESHGLRASVKTEASLSDIKYALDRGLPVQVVIDPDGDKSDFVTHFVVVEGYETDASGKITRLRISDPAGGDKYTLDADTFMKRWTDLHYSGVPSGMSRMMITYAPKDNRPITGLDGVTRRANDIKLPGNSLFHDIFSNSTPARTLGNGISDVVSGAANLDLGTFAGGLVKTVGGAVGTALSIGGGYAQKGGDAAINWANKQWKSGGVLGKIGAVFGWAGGGIAKGVGFAVQKVGNAIGWVAGKVGDGVRKVGNAISDGAKAVGNAIADGAKAVGNAVGSAAKAVGKGIKKIFSGW
- a CDS encoding UTP--glucose-1-phosphate uridylyltransferase, with product MSIHQTFEKLVARYRSGAWKAQDNILTAEVTAPLPGDIATLPPDDTSDRRELERLGQEALRRGELGLVILAGGMATRFAWDKPKGLFPIYQATSFLGWKITWAREICGERLPIHIMTSFHTHEAIREHLEEHDFFGHDPASVHLFQQYRFRRLTPDGTFFDSPGGQENDAAPGHGDFADALRTSGLLGRFLSGGGRVILFSNVDNLGATPDLAIVGYHLQTGAEMTAEVAAKAKGDKGGAPARVGGRLQLVEGFAFPPGFDQDSVPVFNTATYCFDARALDREFDLPWYVVEKSVEGQSVIQFEHLAGDLSCTLATRFLAVDRDDRFIPVKSQADVPEAQARIARKAERLSSVLSF